A stretch of Ipomoea triloba cultivar NCNSP0323 chromosome 13, ASM357664v1 DNA encodes these proteins:
- the LOC116002860 gene encoding uncharacterized protein LOC116002860 isoform X1 has protein sequence MAISHLLQLKSASRINRIGILRSRILYSSLPSDGNSEKNPQPKKSDLAKQQKAQAVESFVKKYMKENQGMFPKPIHVQNEVGGSWHNLKGMLEIVKDKMMGNFDKRNSSGAFTSTSDPEVSSDILSHKVDNSGDEPQVHERAVQEGTKTVSNNDEHANPTMPSLDGQSSSQIFQSLVKKFQNSKIARKESNQTTTSEETLSDIVSMPSEGTIELQDLVVNKSGYSGYQNFSPEDNPFSLSTYTETERDKQFLLSDNAHETKQLKHHLVDSIKDQTAERIANSISDAYIPSFHQQSSEPSGDTDVLSSDIEGLIECVKSLPQPPIGRPQETINFNKSDHSSSRTTSTGIKQPGNMQEFEKKEISISSMLDLEGPSLVNIPKSEKKAGSTASLNYPSMVEKNGIESPFTELLGNLNIEDQETSCSAALHCNKSNVQTQVLPLRDNCNLIKTLNATSFLKESDQNKVIVRFLPRMVVSEDIIGAFKDYGDISKVKIRSTEGSFFKAAYVYFKSDEGKKKALEGTDVNVRNQTVTVEEAFSLKDVTKTYIPNLIGLPDVPAALVKNPKRTVLIKNLARDIRSHHIENALYFCKSKISRFFLGSSSSVAYVEFETEEGKENALTRHSINVLGRRLLIFRVDVPRTTVVRISNVLCIPIKKLILLCKSFGKLRRVLHRNGNIMDVHFRLAEWPNMATILNRLNGSQIDGQRIVAQPAPVYPPDVLLALWSQPEGRQHLRSSVHNLLIKLRENDPSEAGTKVLVNSLLEDTVEI, from the exons ATGGCAATTTCTCATCTCCTTCAGCTCAAATCAGCCTCACGTATCAACAGAATAG GAATTTTAAGATCTAGAATACTTTACTCTTCATTGCCCTCTGATGGCAACAGCGAGAAGAATCCACAACCGAAGAAATCAGACCTGGCAAAGCAGCAAAAAGCCCAAGCCGTGGAGTCATTTGTCAAGAA GTATATGAAGGAAAACCAAGGTATGTTTCCGAAACCAATCCACGTGCAGAACGAAGTGGGTGGTTCGTGGCATAATTTGAAGGGAATGCTTGAGATCGTCAAGGATAAAATGATGGGAAATTTTGATAAAAGGAATAGCTCTGGTGCTTTTACCTCCACTTCTGATCCTGAAGTTTCCAGTGATATTCTGTCTCATAAAGTTGATAATAGCGGTGATGAACCTCAAGTTCATGAGCGAGCAGTTCAAGAAGGTACTAAAACCGTTTCTAATAATGATGAACATGCTAACCCGACAATGCCTAGTCTGGATGGGCAATCTTCCTCACAGATATTTCAAAGTTTAGTGAAAAAATTTCAGAATTCTAAAATAGCAAGGAAGGAAAGTAATCAGACAACGACAAGTGAGGAAACATTATCAGACATTGTTTCGATGCCAAGTGAAGGAACAATAGAATTGCAGGACCTTGTTGTGAATAAATCAGGTTACAGTGGATACCAGAACTTTTCGCCTGAAGATAACCCTTTCAGCCTAAGTACATATACAGAGACCGAAAGGGATAAACAGTTTTTGCTGTCTGATAATGCTCATGAGACGAAACAGTTAAAGCATCACCTTGTCGACAGCATAAAGGATCAAACAGCAGAAAGGATTGCCAATTCGATTAGTGATGCATATATACCTAGTTTTCATCAGCAATCAAGTGAACCTTCCGGGGATACTGATGTTCTAAGTTCTGATATAGAGGGCTTAATTGAATGTGTTAAGTCACTTCCTCAGCCGCCTATTGGTAGACCTCAGGAAACTATAAATTTTAACAAGAGTGATCATAGTAGTAGTAGAACGACAAGTACAGGCATCAAACAACCAGGTAACATGCAAgaatttgagaagaaagaaataTCCATATCTTCCATGCTTGATCTAGAAGGTCCATCACTGGTCAATATACCAAAATCTGAGAAGAAAGCAGGAAGCACAGCTTCTCTCAATTACCCCTCCATGGTTGAAAAGAATGGCATAGAAAGTCCATTCACGGAACTTCTTGGAAATCTGAATATCGAGGATCAGGAAACAAGTTGTTCTGCTGCCCTTCACTGCAACAAATCAAATGTACAAACACAAGTTCTACCTCTGAGAGACAATTGTAATCTGATTAAGACACTGAATGCAACTTCTTTTCTGAAGGAGTCTGATCAAAACAAAGTGATAGTGAGGTTTTTGCCGAGAATGGTTGTATCTGAAGACATCATTGGTGCCTTCAAGGATTATGGGGATATTTCAAAGGTTAAAATTCGCAGTACTGAAGGTTCTTTCTTTAAGGCTGCCTACGTTTATTTCAAG TCAGatgaaggaaagaaaaaagCACTTGAAGGAACTGATGTGAATGTGAGAAATCAAACAGTAACTGTGGAGGAAGCTTTTTCCTTGAAGGATGTGACAAAGACATACATTCCTAATTTAATCGGCCTCCCAGATGTTCCCGCTGCCCTAGTAAAGAATCCTAAGCGGACAGTTCTGATTAAGAATTTGGCTCGTGATATAAGGTCTCATCATATTGAAAACGCTCTTTATTTCTGTAAAAGCAAGATATCTCGATTTTTCTTGGGTTCATCGAGTTCTGTTGCTTATGTGGAATTTGAG ACAGAAGAGGGTAAAGAAAATGCTCTTACAAGACACTCGATCAATGTACTGGGAAGGAGATTACTAATCTTTAGAGTGGATGTACCGAGAACTACAGTTGTAAGAATTTCAAACGTGCTCTGCATACCAATTAAAAAACTGATCCTCCTTTGCAAATCCTTTGGAAAACTCAGGCGCGTTTTGCATAGAAATGGAAACATAATGGATGTGCACTTCAGGCTTGCTGAATGGCCCAACATGGCAACAATTTTAAACAG ACTGAACGGGTCTCAAATAGATGGTCAGCGGATAGTAGCTCAACCGGCACCTGTGTATCCCCCAGATGTTCTTCTCGCTCTATGGAGCCAGCCAGAAGGGAGACAACATTTAAGAAGCTCAGTTCACAATCTGCTTATAAAGCTCAGGGAAAACGATCCAAGTGAAGCTGGAACTAAAGTACTCGTAAACAGTCTTTTAGAAGACACAGTAGAAATCTAA
- the LOC116002860 gene encoding uncharacterized protein LOC116002860 isoform X2 encodes MKENQGMFPKPIHVQNEVGGSWHNLKGMLEIVKDKMMGNFDKRNSSGAFTSTSDPEVSSDILSHKVDNSGDEPQVHERAVQEGTKTVSNNDEHANPTMPSLDGQSSSQIFQSLVKKFQNSKIARKESNQTTTSEETLSDIVSMPSEGTIELQDLVVNKSGYSGYQNFSPEDNPFSLSTYTETERDKQFLLSDNAHETKQLKHHLVDSIKDQTAERIANSISDAYIPSFHQQSSEPSGDTDVLSSDIEGLIECVKSLPQPPIGRPQETINFNKSDHSSSRTTSTGIKQPGNMQEFEKKEISISSMLDLEGPSLVNIPKSEKKAGSTASLNYPSMVEKNGIESPFTELLGNLNIEDQETSCSAALHCNKSNVQTQVLPLRDNCNLIKTLNATSFLKESDQNKVIVRFLPRMVVSEDIIGAFKDYGDISKVKIRSTEGSFFKAAYVYFKSDEGKKKALEGTDVNVRNQTVTVEEAFSLKDVTKTYIPNLIGLPDVPAALVKNPKRTVLIKNLARDIRSHHIENALYFCKSKISRFFLGSSSSVAYVEFETEEGKENALTRHSINVLGRRLLIFRVDVPRTTVVRISNVLCIPIKKLILLCKSFGKLRRVLHRNGNIMDVHFRLAEWPNMATILNRLNGSQIDGQRIVAQPAPVYPPDVLLALWSQPEGRQHLRSSVHNLLIKLRENDPSEAGTKVLVNSLLEDTVEI; translated from the exons ATGAAGGAAAACCAAGGTATGTTTCCGAAACCAATCCACGTGCAGAACGAAGTGGGTGGTTCGTGGCATAATTTGAAGGGAATGCTTGAGATCGTCAAGGATAAAATGATGGGAAATTTTGATAAAAGGAATAGCTCTGGTGCTTTTACCTCCACTTCTGATCCTGAAGTTTCCAGTGATATTCTGTCTCATAAAGTTGATAATAGCGGTGATGAACCTCAAGTTCATGAGCGAGCAGTTCAAGAAGGTACTAAAACCGTTTCTAATAATGATGAACATGCTAACCCGACAATGCCTAGTCTGGATGGGCAATCTTCCTCACAGATATTTCAAAGTTTAGTGAAAAAATTTCAGAATTCTAAAATAGCAAGGAAGGAAAGTAATCAGACAACGACAAGTGAGGAAACATTATCAGACATTGTTTCGATGCCAAGTGAAGGAACAATAGAATTGCAGGACCTTGTTGTGAATAAATCAGGTTACAGTGGATACCAGAACTTTTCGCCTGAAGATAACCCTTTCAGCCTAAGTACATATACAGAGACCGAAAGGGATAAACAGTTTTTGCTGTCTGATAATGCTCATGAGACGAAACAGTTAAAGCATCACCTTGTCGACAGCATAAAGGATCAAACAGCAGAAAGGATTGCCAATTCGATTAGTGATGCATATATACCTAGTTTTCATCAGCAATCAAGTGAACCTTCCGGGGATACTGATGTTCTAAGTTCTGATATAGAGGGCTTAATTGAATGTGTTAAGTCACTTCCTCAGCCGCCTATTGGTAGACCTCAGGAAACTATAAATTTTAACAAGAGTGATCATAGTAGTAGTAGAACGACAAGTACAGGCATCAAACAACCAGGTAACATGCAAgaatttgagaagaaagaaataTCCATATCTTCCATGCTTGATCTAGAAGGTCCATCACTGGTCAATATACCAAAATCTGAGAAGAAAGCAGGAAGCACAGCTTCTCTCAATTACCCCTCCATGGTTGAAAAGAATGGCATAGAAAGTCCATTCACGGAACTTCTTGGAAATCTGAATATCGAGGATCAGGAAACAAGTTGTTCTGCTGCCCTTCACTGCAACAAATCAAATGTACAAACACAAGTTCTACCTCTGAGAGACAATTGTAATCTGATTAAGACACTGAATGCAACTTCTTTTCTGAAGGAGTCTGATCAAAACAAAGTGATAGTGAGGTTTTTGCCGAGAATGGTTGTATCTGAAGACATCATTGGTGCCTTCAAGGATTATGGGGATATTTCAAAGGTTAAAATTCGCAGTACTGAAGGTTCTTTCTTTAAGGCTGCCTACGTTTATTTCAAG TCAGatgaaggaaagaaaaaagCACTTGAAGGAACTGATGTGAATGTGAGAAATCAAACAGTAACTGTGGAGGAAGCTTTTTCCTTGAAGGATGTGACAAAGACATACATTCCTAATTTAATCGGCCTCCCAGATGTTCCCGCTGCCCTAGTAAAGAATCCTAAGCGGACAGTTCTGATTAAGAATTTGGCTCGTGATATAAGGTCTCATCATATTGAAAACGCTCTTTATTTCTGTAAAAGCAAGATATCTCGATTTTTCTTGGGTTCATCGAGTTCTGTTGCTTATGTGGAATTTGAG ACAGAAGAGGGTAAAGAAAATGCTCTTACAAGACACTCGATCAATGTACTGGGAAGGAGATTACTAATCTTTAGAGTGGATGTACCGAGAACTACAGTTGTAAGAATTTCAAACGTGCTCTGCATACCAATTAAAAAACTGATCCTCCTTTGCAAATCCTTTGGAAAACTCAGGCGCGTTTTGCATAGAAATGGAAACATAATGGATGTGCACTTCAGGCTTGCTGAATGGCCCAACATGGCAACAATTTTAAACAG ACTGAACGGGTCTCAAATAGATGGTCAGCGGATAGTAGCTCAACCGGCACCTGTGTATCCCCCAGATGTTCTTCTCGCTCTATGGAGCCAGCCAGAAGGGAGACAACATTTAAGAAGCTCAGTTCACAATCTGCTTATAAAGCTCAGGGAAAACGATCCAAGTGAAGCTGGAACTAAAGTACTCGTAAACAGTCTTTTAGAAGACACAGTAGAAATCTAA